A window of the Nisaea acidiphila genome harbors these coding sequences:
- a CDS encoding transporter substrate-binding domain-containing protein: MISLARSLTALAVIAAALCLLSPVDGNAQGTGAAIDIGLTAEERAWIASNPEVSVAYDPFYAPYSFIGTKGAITGLAPELFTRIAELTGLKFSAAPVRDWQDILDKARARKIDVVATIVETEERGKFLSFTTAFLPTPLVIMARTGDYGILGPDTLSGKTVALVRGYSSTDRVLYDHPDIITRYVDSPLEALQDVSVGRADAYVGVVGVNAYLARHHGLANLRIASEYELESSIQGFGVRPDRPLLRSILQKAIESFGDIEQTEAYRRWVPLLQTVVEETSSTPFELTQGEEQWLRDHGPIRIGTNVNWAPMDYTDANGTPEGIGAGFIRAVDRRLGGVIEIVPGPWPEIYAAAEAGELDGVAGISPTAERERIFRFTEPYIRIPHVIFAPVDMQRLPSLDALWDKRVAIEEGFFLGKLIERRFPKAEILRYGSTNEALTAVSKGEADAYVGNRAVANYAIHALLIGNLKEHGTISETSSVNAFGFPRQNEKLRDIFQKALDSITVRERRSISGAWVAPEREQVPFTLTPAEREWLLRHPTIRVAGDREYAPIEFIGEDGTYQGLAPDYLRKLSELLDVNFVYDTKSDWDEALRKLENRELDIASAAAATDSRRRYADFTAPYLRLPVMIFGRRGGFFAADLGDLENRTVAVVRGYAATEYLLEQHPEISFVPVSTVAAGAELLLSGHVDAYVGSILTTSHAIREDGMNALMVTGKTPFSVNLSIAVRKDWPIFTNILRRAINHLSSAERTAIVNKWIGLRIKEPLDFRLMLQISLAAFIVLALAAAGIWTLWRRTRAQAAELVQRNEALAEESRSRLAAQHIAERTNLEKDHLLANVSHELRTPLNAIVGYTELLFAKFAKEPTGGKISEYLSALKMAGGQLQTIVQDLLEMTVKPGDVELREESVPLDKLFSNVKSLLDVADGPDSPIVSWPDPLPFVVTGDMQRLSQVLLNLLGNALKFSPPGSEITVSTQLQSDGDLEIRVKDRGIGIAPELLDEVMAPFVRGEDPFVRASQGSGLGLSISKSFIEAHGGALGLESMKGRGTTAVIRLPKSRVARIAA, from the coding sequence ATGATCTCCCTTGCTAGATCTCTGACAGCTTTGGCAGTCATCGCGGCGGCCCTGTGTTTGCTTTCCCCCGTCGATGGCAATGCCCAAGGCACGGGGGCAGCAATCGATATCGGCCTCACCGCCGAAGAACGGGCCTGGATAGCCAGCAATCCCGAAGTTTCCGTCGCTTACGATCCGTTCTACGCGCCTTACAGCTTCATCGGCACGAAAGGAGCCATAACCGGTTTGGCGCCTGAACTGTTCACGCGGATTGCCGAACTGACGGGCCTGAAATTCTCTGCCGCGCCCGTGCGTGACTGGCAGGACATCCTGGACAAGGCGCGAGCCCGCAAAATCGACGTGGTCGCGACCATTGTCGAAACGGAGGAGCGCGGGAAGTTCCTGAGCTTCACAACCGCCTTCCTGCCGACGCCGTTGGTGATCATGGCGCGCACCGGCGACTACGGCATCCTCGGTCCTGATACGCTCTCCGGGAAAACGGTTGCCCTGGTTCGCGGCTATTCTTCGACGGACAGGGTTCTTTACGATCATCCGGACATAATCACCCGCTATGTCGATTCTCCGCTCGAAGCTCTGCAAGACGTCTCCGTCGGCCGGGCGGATGCATATGTTGGCGTCGTTGGGGTCAACGCCTACCTGGCGCGCCATCACGGCCTCGCCAATCTTCGTATCGCATCGGAATACGAGCTGGAGAGCAGCATACAGGGATTCGGCGTACGGCCGGACCGGCCCCTGTTGCGGAGCATTCTGCAGAAAGCGATCGAGTCCTTCGGGGATATCGAGCAGACCGAAGCGTATCGCAGATGGGTGCCGCTCCTTCAGACCGTGGTCGAGGAGACCAGCAGCACCCCCTTCGAACTGACCCAGGGCGAAGAACAATGGCTTCGCGACCACGGCCCGATCCGCATCGGCACGAATGTCAATTGGGCCCCGATGGACTATACCGATGCGAACGGAACCCCGGAGGGCATCGGCGCGGGGTTCATCCGCGCCGTCGACCGGCGGCTTGGCGGCGTTATCGAAATCGTCCCTGGTCCATGGCCGGAGATCTACGCCGCCGCCGAAGCCGGTGAACTCGACGGGGTGGCCGGAATCTCGCCGACGGCGGAACGTGAGCGGATCTTCCGTTTCACCGAACCTTATATCCGGATCCCGCATGTCATTTTTGCGCCGGTCGACATGCAGCGGCTGCCGTCGCTGGATGCCCTTTGGGACAAGCGGGTCGCGATCGAAGAAGGCTTCTTCCTCGGCAAATTAATTGAACGCCGGTTCCCGAAAGCCGAGATTCTTCGCTACGGCAGCACGAACGAGGCCCTGACAGCAGTCTCGAAAGGCGAAGCGGATGCCTATGTCGGCAACCGCGCAGTCGCGAATTACGCGATCCATGCGCTGCTCATCGGAAATCTGAAAGAACATGGAACGATCTCGGAGACCTCGTCGGTCAATGCCTTCGGTTTCCCCAGGCAAAACGAAAAGCTCCGCGACATTTTCCAGAAGGCGCTCGACAGCATCACCGTCAGGGAAAGGAGATCTATCTCCGGCGCATGGGTCGCACCGGAGCGGGAGCAGGTTCCTTTCACCCTGACTCCAGCCGAGCGTGAGTGGCTTCTAAGGCACCCGACCATCCGCGTCGCGGGAGACCGGGAATATGCGCCGATAGAATTTATTGGCGAGGACGGCACCTACCAGGGCCTTGCGCCTGACTATCTGCGAAAACTGTCCGAACTGCTCGACGTCAATTTCGTCTACGACACAAAGTCGGACTGGGACGAAGCCTTGCGCAAGCTGGAAAATCGCGAACTCGACATCGCGTCGGCGGCCGCCGCGACCGATAGCCGCCGGCGCTACGCCGATTTCACCGCGCCCTATCTCCGGCTTCCTGTGATGATCTTCGGCCGGCGCGGGGGCTTCTTCGCCGCCGATCTCGGCGATCTCGAAAACCGGACGGTTGCCGTGGTCCGGGGCTACGCGGCGACGGAATATCTACTGGAACAGCATCCGGAGATATCTTTTGTCCCGGTTTCGACAGTCGCGGCAGGCGCGGAACTTCTGCTTTCCGGTCATGTCGACGCGTATGTCGGAAGCATCCTCACGACCAGCCATGCCATCCGAGAGGACGGCATGAACGCCCTCATGGTCACCGGCAAGACGCCCTTCTCGGTGAATCTCTCCATTGCGGTGCGCAAGGACTGGCCGATCTTCACGAACATCCTGCGCCGCGCGATCAACCATCTTTCGTCGGCGGAGCGGACAGCGATCGTCAACAAATGGATCGGCCTCCGGATCAAGGAACCGCTCGACTTCCGGCTCATGCTGCAAATCAGCCTCGCCGCCTTCATCGTCCTCGCGCTCGCCGCTGCCGGGATCTGGACATTGTGGCGCCGGACACGCGCCCAGGCGGCCGAACTCGTCCAGCGCAACGAGGCGCTTGCGGAGGAATCGCGCTCGCGGCTTGCCGCCCAACATATCGCCGAGCGCACCAATCTCGAGAAAGACCATCTGCTGGCGAACGTGTCTCACGAGCTCCGCACCCCGCTGAATGCCATCGTCGGCTACACGGAGCTGCTCTTCGCCAAGTTTGCGAAAGAGCCGACCGGCGGAAAGATCTCGGAATATTTGAGCGCGCTCAAGATGGCTGGCGGACAGCTGCAGACCATCGTCCAGGATCTGCTGGAAATGACGGTCAAGCCCGGAGATGTCGAGCTGCGGGAAGAATCGGTTCCGCTGGACAAACTGTTTTCCAACGTCAAGAGCCTTCTCGACGTCGCGGATGGGCCGGACAGCCCCATTGTCTCCTGGCCCGATCCGTTGCCATTCGTCGTTACAGGGGATATGCAACGCCTTTCCCAGGTCCTGCTGAACCTGCTCGGTAACGCCCTCAAGTTCTCGCCGCCAGGCAGCGAAATTACCGTATCAACCCAACTGCAAAGCGACGGAGATCTCGAGATCCGTGTGAAGGACCGGGGCATCGGAATCGCTCCGGAGCTGCTCGACGAGGTCATGGCACCGTTCGTCAGAGGCGAAGACCCGTTCGTGCGTGCCTCTCAAGGTTCCGGGCTCGGACTTTCGATCAGCAAGTCCTTTATCGAGGCCCATGGCGGTGCGCTCGGTCTGGAAAGCATGAAGGGGCGGGGCACCACAGCCGTGATCCGTCTGCCGAAGAGCCGGGTCGCACGTATTGCCGCCTGA
- a CDS encoding RSP_7527 family protein, giving the protein MTAKSPMIQRQSIDFGEVDRYIAAGRAERSKAVHEALRTLGRGIATLFDLHAAMQKKVSFEPTVKVAPKH; this is encoded by the coding sequence ATGACTGCGAAGAGCCCTATGATTCAACGCCAATCCATCGATTTCGGTGAAGTCGACCGTTACATCGCCGCTGGCCGCGCGGAGCGGTCCAAAGCGGTTCACGAAGCCCTCCGGACGCTCGGACGCGGCATCGCGACGCTGTTCGACCTTCATGCGGCAATGCAAAAAAAGGTCAGCTTCGAGCCCACCGTCAAAGTGGCCCCGAAGCACTGA
- a CDS encoding benzoate-CoA ligase family protein has product MAQDAGAARFYNAAEDLIGRNLKAGRGDKIAVIDGGGSYTYSDIAERVERFANAIRAAGVLPEQRVVLALHDSVDFPTAFLGAIRAGAIPVPVNTRLAARDYAYILADSRAEALFVSANLKDLVLGEAEVPRHVIVSGGEGEGSFAAFLETPGDDTAPAETTPDDMCFWLYTSGTTGMPKGAVHLHSHLMLTAELYAVQTLGISEADTVYSAAKLFFAYGLGNGLTFPFAVGATAILLEGPPDPASVSRIIRENKPTVFFGVPTLYGMLLASKDLPEQGDHALRLCVSAGEALPEELLNRWRKRVGTEILDGIGTTEMLHIFLSNRQGEVVPGATGKAVPGYELRLVDDEGNVCKPGEMGVLEVSGPTAAVMYWNQRAKSLDTFRGPWTRTGDKYVADENGVYTYCGRNDDMMKVGGIYVSPFEVEGALLKHEAVLEAAVVGHPDHDGLIKPKAFVVLSEGVEASDALTENLTAFVKNDLATYKYPRWIIYADTLPKTATGKIQRFKLRETA; this is encoded by the coding sequence ATGGCGCAGGACGCCGGGGCGGCGCGTTTTTACAACGCGGCAGAGGACCTTATCGGCCGCAATCTGAAGGCCGGACGCGGGGACAAGATCGCGGTCATCGATGGCGGTGGCAGCTACACCTACAGCGACATTGCGGAAAGGGTCGAACGGTTCGCCAATGCGATCCGGGCGGCGGGCGTGCTGCCTGAGCAGCGCGTCGTCCTTGCCCTGCATGACAGCGTCGACTTTCCGACCGCGTTTCTCGGAGCGATTCGGGCCGGGGCGATCCCCGTGCCGGTGAATACGCGGCTCGCGGCACGGGATTATGCCTATATCCTTGCGGATTCCCGGGCCGAAGCGCTGTTCGTCTCGGCTAATCTGAAAGATTTGGTCCTCGGCGAGGCGGAGGTGCCGCGCCATGTGATCGTGTCGGGCGGCGAGGGTGAGGGCTCTTTCGCGGCCTTTCTCGAGACCCCCGGCGACGATACCGCGCCGGCGGAGACCACGCCGGACGATATGTGCTTCTGGCTCTATACCTCCGGCACGACGGGAATGCCGAAAGGCGCCGTGCATCTGCATTCGCACCTGATGCTGACCGCCGAGCTCTATGCTGTTCAGACGCTGGGTATCTCCGAAGCGGATACGGTTTACTCGGCGGCGAAGCTGTTCTTCGCCTATGGGCTCGGCAACGGGCTGACCTTTCCCTTTGCGGTCGGCGCGACGGCGATCCTGCTGGAAGGGCCGCCGGATCCCGCCTCGGTGTCCCGGATCATCCGGGAGAACAAACCGACGGTCTTCTTTGGCGTGCCGACGCTCTACGGCATGCTGCTCGCCTCCAAGGATTTGCCGGAACAGGGCGATCACGCGCTGCGGCTCTGCGTTTCCGCGGGCGAGGCGTTGCCGGAGGAATTGCTGAACCGTTGGCGCAAGCGCGTCGGGACCGAGATCCTGGACGGCATCGGCACCACCGAGATGCTGCATATCTTCCTCTCCAACCGGCAGGGCGAGGTCGTGCCCGGTGCCACAGGCAAGGCGGTGCCCGGCTACGAGCTGCGGCTGGTCGACGACGAGGGAAACGTCTGCAAGCCCGGAGAAATGGGCGTGCTGGAGGTGTCCGGCCCGACTGCGGCCGTGATGTACTGGAACCAGCGGGCGAAGAGTCTGGATACTTTCCGCGGCCCCTGGACGCGGACCGGCGACAAGTACGTGGCGGACGAAAATGGCGTCTATACCTATTGCGGGCGCAACGACGACATGATGAAGGTTGGGGGGATCTATGTTTCGCCCTTCGAGGTCGAGGGCGCACTTCTGAAGCACGAGGCCGTGCTTGAGGCCGCAGTGGTCGGCCATCCGGATCATGACGGGCTAATCAAGCCGAAGGCGTTCGTCGTGTTGAGCGAGGGGGTCGAAGCCAGCGATGCACTGACGGAAAACCTGACCGCGTTCGTGAAGAACGATCTGGCGACCTACAAATACCCGCGCTGGATCATCTACGCCGACACATTGCCGAAGACGGCAACGGGCAAGATCCAGCGCTTCAAGCTCCGGGAAACCGCCTGA
- a CDS encoding flavodoxin domain-containing protein has protein sequence MTVKILVATQGGTADLCAQEMVDVLEERGFEAEAMLMGDFGPEVFDEGGQFIICTATYGYGEIPDNGTEFYEALVSDKPDLSRVSFAVFGLGDTTYEDTFNFAGQKFDAILSECGAERMVERHIHDANSGALAEDEAIEWIGGWIAATESRAAA, from the coding sequence ATGACGGTGAAAATTCTCGTTGCCACGCAAGGCGGTACGGCGGATCTCTGCGCCCAGGAAATGGTCGATGTCCTGGAGGAGCGGGGCTTCGAGGCGGAAGCGATGCTGATGGGCGATTTCGGTCCGGAAGTGTTCGACGAGGGCGGACAGTTCATCATTTGCACCGCGACCTACGGTTATGGCGAGATCCCCGACAACGGTACGGAGTTCTACGAGGCCCTGGTGTCCGACAAGCCCGACCTGTCGCGGGTCAGCTTCGCCGTCTTCGGCCTCGGCGACACGACTTACGAGGATACCTTCAATTTCGCCGGGCAGAAGTTCGACGCCATTCTCTCGGAATGCGGCGCAGAACGGATGGTCGAGCGGCATATCCACGATGCGAATTCCGGCGCTCTTGCCGAGGACGAGGCGATCGAGTGGATCGGTGGCTGGATCGCCGCGACGGAGTCGCGGGCGGCGGCCTGA
- a CDS encoding helix-turn-helix transcriptional regulator — translation MRQRTQNEAPPRRSTLGIEDYLARLGDRVRAARARRGMSRKILARDSGVSERYLAQLESGRGNPSVAVLHQIADAMDMSVMELADPHGGTDPALAEILSLLSPLDGGELAEAARLLEQRFAGSSTRGNRIALIGLRGAGKTTLGRALAEKLGVPFIELNRVIEQDYGASIGELLSLSGQPAFRRYENRCLNQILTDYEEAVISTGGGIVANPETYTMLLRRAHTIWLQASPEEHMQRVVEQGDMRPMEQNREAMTDLRAILEARAPLYDRAEANVDTAGETLETSLTKLTETARGLIG, via the coding sequence ATGAGGCAGAGAACACAGAACGAGGCACCGCCCCGCCGCAGCACTCTCGGAATCGAGGATTACCTCGCCCGCCTCGGCGACCGCGTCCGTGCCGCGCGTGCGCGGCGCGGCATGTCGCGCAAGATACTGGCGCGCGACAGCGGCGTTTCCGAACGTTATCTCGCCCAACTCGAAAGCGGACGCGGGAACCCGTCCGTCGCGGTCCTGCATCAGATCGCCGACGCGATGGACATGTCCGTGATGGAGCTGGCCGACCCGCATGGCGGCACCGATCCGGCGCTTGCGGAAATCCTCTCCCTGCTCTCCCCGCTCGACGGGGGCGAGCTCGCGGAAGCCGCCCGGCTGCTGGAACAGCGCTTCGCCGGCAGCAGCACACGCGGCAACCGCATCGCCCTGATCGGCCTGCGCGGCGCCGGCAAGACCACGCTCGGCCGCGCTCTCGCGGAGAAGCTCGGCGTGCCTTTCATCGAGCTTAACCGGGTGATCGAGCAGGATTACGGCGCCAGCATCGGCGAACTGCTCTCGCTTTCCGGCCAGCCCGCCTTCCGGCGCTACGAGAACCGCTGCCTGAACCAGATCCTGACCGATTACGAGGAAGCGGTGATTTCCACCGGCGGCGGCATCGTCGCCAATCCCGAGACCTACACCATGCTGCTCCGCCGGGCGCACACGATCTGGCTGCAGGCGAGCCCGGAAGAGCACATGCAGCGGGTCGTCGAACAGGGCGACATGCGGCCGATGGAACAGAACCGCGAGGCCATGACCGACCTCCGCGCCATCCTGGAAGCCCGCGCCCCACTCTATGACCGCGCCGAAGCGAACGTCGACACGGCGGGCGAGACGCTGGAGACCAGCCTGACGAAACTGACGGAAACCGCACGCGGGCTGATCGGCTAG
- the amrS gene encoding AmmeMemoRadiSam system radical SAM enzyme has translation MNETVTDVAPSLGETAPPALKGKGPVVETEYWSLLDDGRVQCELCPRYCKLKEGARGLCFVRARQNDRIVLTTYGRSSGFCVDPIEKKPLNHFLPGTPVLSFGTAGCNLACNFCQNHDISKSREMDAMQAEAQPETIARAAAKLGCRSVAFTYNDPIIFHEYADDVAVACREAGVKNVAVTAGYLTEKARPAFFRHMDAANVDLKAFTEDFYKQVTKSELGPVLDTLVYLREETDIWFEITNLIIPGENDSERELDEMTGWVVETLGPDVPMHFSAFHPDYRMLDKERTPFDTLARARRIALRNGVRYAYTGNVHDLGRQSTYCSGCGERVIGRDWYVLSDWNLDAKGCCTNCGTKLAGVFEEKPGTWGQKRLPVDIGAFA, from the coding sequence GTGAACGAGACTGTGACGGACGTGGCGCCGAGCCTCGGCGAGACCGCGCCGCCCGCATTGAAAGGCAAAGGCCCGGTTGTCGAGACCGAATACTGGAGCCTGCTCGATGACGGGCGGGTGCAGTGCGAGCTCTGCCCGCGCTACTGCAAGCTGAAGGAGGGCGCGCGCGGGCTCTGTTTCGTGCGGGCGCGGCAGAACGACCGGATTGTGCTGACGACCTACGGCCGCTCCTCCGGTTTCTGCGTCGATCCGATCGAGAAGAAGCCGCTGAACCATTTTCTGCCGGGCACGCCGGTGCTCTCCTTCGGCACGGCTGGCTGCAATCTCGCCTGCAATTTCTGCCAGAACCACGACATCTCGAAGAGCCGCGAGATGGACGCGATGCAGGCGGAAGCCCAGCCGGAGACCATCGCCCGCGCCGCCGCCAAGCTCGGCTGCCGCTCCGTCGCCTTCACCTATAACGATCCGATCATCTTCCATGAGTACGCCGACGACGTCGCCGTCGCCTGCCGCGAGGCGGGGGTGAAGAACGTGGCGGTGACGGCGGGCTACCTCACCGAAAAGGCGCGTCCCGCCTTTTTCCGCCACATGGACGCGGCCAATGTCGACCTGAAGGCCTTCACCGAAGACTTCTACAAACAGGTGACCAAGAGCGAGCTCGGCCCGGTGCTCGACACGCTGGTCTATCTCCGCGAGGAGACCGATATCTGGTTCGAGATCACCAACCTGATCATCCCCGGCGAGAATGACAGCGAGCGGGAGCTCGACGAGATGACCGGCTGGGTGGTCGAGACGCTCGGCCCCGACGTGCCGATGCATTTCTCCGCCTTCCATCCCGACTACCGGATGCTGGACAAGGAGCGCACGCCTTTCGACACCCTGGCCCGTGCCCGCCGCATCGCGCTCCGCAACGGGGTGCGCTACGCCTATACGGGCAACGTGCACGATCTCGGCCGCCAGAGCACCTATTGCAGCGGCTGCGGCGAACGGGTGATCGGCCGCGACTGGTACGTGCTCTCGGACTGGAATCTGGATGCGAAGGGCTGCTGCACCAATTGCGGCACGAAGCTCGCGGGTGTGTTCGAGGAAAAGCCGGGGACCTGGGGGCAGAAGCGGCTGCCGGTGGATATTGGGGCGTTCGCCTAG
- a CDS encoding AEC family transporter, whose product MFATLILPIAPIFLLIVLGHLLRRGGIPSFEFWNLNDKLVYWVLFPCLLFNKIATLDFSGGELGELAVAVYAGFAAAILFSLLLQPFFRGDKPLWTSILQGCARHNTFIALAVAEQVFGGEILGKATLVTALLIPVTNIAIVSIMAVALARREGGSLLAAVLKDLARNPLLIAVGLGFVCNGLGLEEIPVVTQMTTILGAAALPIVLLCVGANIRVKAMAADLRTMSIAVIGKMVVFPAGILTAGMAIGLDESLFLAAMLFGLSPTAASAYTLARAMGGDAPAMAGIVTVQTAISFLSMPASLLLLQYLLAQ is encoded by the coding sequence TTGTTCGCCACCCTGATCCTGCCAATCGCGCCGATCTTCCTGCTGATCGTACTCGGCCACCTGCTCCGGCGCGGCGGCATTCCGAGCTTCGAGTTTTGGAACCTGAACGACAAGCTGGTCTACTGGGTGCTCTTTCCCTGCCTGCTCTTCAACAAGATCGCGACGCTCGATTTCTCCGGCGGTGAACTGGGGGAGCTGGCCGTCGCGGTCTATGCCGGTTTCGCGGCGGCGATCCTGTTCTCGCTCCTGCTGCAGCCCTTCTTTCGCGGAGACAAGCCGCTCTGGACCTCGATCCTGCAGGGCTGCGCACGGCACAATACCTTCATCGCGCTCGCCGTGGCGGAGCAGGTGTTCGGCGGCGAGATCCTCGGCAAGGCGACGCTGGTGACGGCGCTGTTGATCCCGGTCACCAACATCGCCATCGTCAGCATCATGGCGGTGGCGCTCGCCCGGCGCGAGGGCGGCAGCCTGCTCGCCGCCGTCCTTAAGGATCTCGCCCGCAACCCGCTGCTGATCGCGGTCGGGCTCGGCTTCGTCTGCAACGGGCTCGGCCTCGAGGAGATCCCGGTGGTAACGCAGATGACCACGATCCTCGGCGCGGCGGCGCTGCCCATCGTGCTGCTCTGCGTCGGCGCCAATATTCGCGTCAAGGCGATGGCGGCGGATCTGCGCACCATGAGCATCGCCGTGATCGGCAAGATGGTCGTCTTCCCGGCCGGCATCCTCACCGCCGGGATGGCGATCGGGCTGGACGAGAGCCTGTTCCTCGCCGCCATGCTGTTCGGCCTCTCGCCGACCGCGGCCTCCGCCTACACGCTTGCCCGCGCGATGGGCGGCGACGCCCCGGCGATGGCGGGGATCGTTACGGTCCAGACCGCGATCTCCTTCCTCTCCATGCCGGCGAGCTTGCTGCTCCTGCAATATCTGCTGGCGCAATAA